One stretch of Zingiber officinale cultivar Zhangliang chromosome 6B, Zo_v1.1, whole genome shotgun sequence DNA includes these proteins:
- the LOC121988870 gene encoding uncharacterized protein LOC121988870: MDDVAQTVAKVKKEWDQSVVQIQDRIRLIESCGTSGKGTEEANSLPRLNGAAQDGLAVLRSLQFKLDFLAQQLSTEEEIQSAQLTLEFWKEQYQSLHKSLRNANLQAKNNIRKAAQQERELLLGGGEESTIRRRNLQTKVGMTSAAESITESLRRTRQIMVQEVERSASTLATFEESTGVLRRAESEYKGHRPLLMRTRNLLSTMRRQDVLDRVILVVGFLIFTSAVLYVVWKRIGLLALQRKIMAVVKAGSRGQGVVQELEIV, encoded by the exons ATGGATGACGTTGCACAAACTGTTGCAAAAGTGAAGAAGGAGTGGGATCAATCGGTTGTCCAAATTCAAGATCGTATCAGGTTGATAGAAAGTTGCGGAACGTCTGGAAAAGGAACAGAGGAAGCAAATTCACTTCCTCGGTTAAACGGTGCTGCACAAGATGGACTTGCAGTGCTTAGGTCATTGCAGtttaaacttgattttttggCCCAGCAGCTTTCAACAGAAGAGGAAATTCAATCTGCGCAGCTTACCTTAGAATTTTGGAAGGAGCAATATCAAAG TTTGCATAAGAGTTTGAGGAATGCCAACTTGCAAGCCAAAAACAACATTCGAAAAGCTGCTCAGCAAGAG AGAGAACTTCTTCTAGGAGGTGGAGAAGAGTCAACCATCCGTAGACGTAATCTGCA AACAAAGGTTGGAATGACATCAGCTGCCGAAAGCATTACAGAGAGCCTCCGCCGTACGCGCCAAATTATGGTTCAG GAAGTAGAAAGAAGTGCAAGTACTTTGGCAACATTTG AGGAATCAACGGGTGTCTTGAGACGAGCAGAAAGTGAATACAAAGGACATCGGCCTCTACTGATGCGAACACGCAACTTGCTATCCACAATGCGTCGGCAAGATGTTCTTGACAG GGTGATACTAGTGGTTGGATTTCTCATATTTACAAGTGCTGTGCTCTACGTCGTCTGGAAGCGCATAGGGTTGCTGGCGCTTCAGAGGAAGATAATGGCAGTCGTCAAGGCAGGTTCCAGGGGCCAAGGCGTTGTGCAAGAGTTGGAGATTGTATGA